Within the Clarias gariepinus isolate MV-2021 ecotype Netherlands chromosome 27, CGAR_prim_01v2, whole genome shotgun sequence genome, the region AGAACAATACAGACTGTTAGAACACACGAACATACACACTGGGAATCTAGTATGAGTAAAGTGCAGACAGACAACCCATAGACTATTTAaccttaaatgcttatgattgTGTTGTGCCATTAAAGCTACTGATGCCTTAATAAATCCATCTTCCCTGCTAGCCCTTCCACCCCATGGTGAACCTAGAGTGCTCGGCTGACATGCGTCCATTCCTTTGTGCGCTCTACGCACCTGTGTGTACGGAGTATGGCCGTGTAACCCTGCCGTGTCGCCATCTGTGCCAGCGGGCCAAGAGAGAATGCTACAAGCTCATGGACATCTTTGGATTAAGCTGGCCTGAAGAGATGGCCTGTAACCGGTAAATTATGAATTAGACGGccatgtatatatactgtacatgtatgtatttatgtatgtattgaCAAATTAATATTCGACTAGTCAGTTGTTTAATCAATTTTCTTCCCTTTTCTTTAATACTTTGTTAGAGAGATGACAAAATAATGAAGCATCATATATTCCTAATCATTTCTCAGGTTTCCTGAATGTGACGAGCCGTACCCACGGGCTGAGGACCTCCTTTCAAATACCGACTCCACTGAGGAATCTCCTGGATCAGTACAACGTGACTACGGCTTCTGGTGCCCGCGTGAGCTGAAGGTCGACCCCGAGCTGGGCTACAGATTCTTAGGTGTTCCTGACTGCTCGCCCCCATGCCCAAATATGTACTTCAGTAGGGACGAGCTTGTCTTTGCTCGCTACTTCATCGCTGTGGTGTCCACCATTTGTTTGTCGGCCACGCTTTTCACTTTTCTAACCTTTCTCATTGACATGGGTCGTTTTCGGTACCCAGAGCGGCCCATCGTGTTCTACTCCGTTTGCTACATGATGGTATCGTTGGTCTTCTTCCTGGGCTTCCTATTGGAGGAGCGTGTGGCCTGCAATAAGGCTTCCCCAGGACATTTCCGTGCTGCTACTGTCACACAGGGCTCACATAACAAGGCATGTACACTGCTCTTTATGACGTTGTACTTCTTTACTATGGCGGGCAGTGTGTGGTGGGTTGTGCTGACTGTCACATGGTTCCTAGCTGCTGTACCAAAGTGGGGCAGTGAAGCGATTGAAAAGAAAGCGCTGCTCTTTCATGCAGTAGCCTGGGGACTGCCTGGCACGCTGACCGTCACGCTCATGGCACTGAACAGGGTGGAAGGTGATGGCGTGAGTGGTGTTTGCTTCGTGGGTCTTTACGATCTCACCGCTTTGCGCTGGTTTCTCCTGGCTCCACTAGCTCTGGCAGTGACTGCTGGAGTCGTGCTTCTACTGGCCGGCATCGTAGCACTGAATCGTGTCCGCATGGAGATCCCACTGGACAAGGAGAACCAAGACAAGCTGGTAAAGTTCATGATCCGCATAGGTGTGTTCTCTGTGCTGTACCTGGTGCCGCTGCTGACAGTGATTGGCTGCTTCATGTATGAGCATAGCTATAGACCAGTGTGGGAGATAACCTGGGTGCAGGAGCAGTGCAGGAACTACCACATCCCCTGCCCATTCAAGGTATGTTACACAAagtgtatatgaaaaaataaggtaaatataattcaaattgtaaaaaaaaaaaataataataaaatacatatttaagtCATGTGGTATATTTGGTTAGAAAGAAGTGAAGTCTGGTAATAAACCTCCCATAATGCATCACTGTGCCTCAAGCAAACACTTACTTGCATTAGCtctaaattaaatacatttacacacattatgATTTTCCTCATATTTCCTTCAGAATATTCCTTGCTGGAAATAAGTTCAAAGGTTTCaaattaattacaataaaagaTTAAAGAGGGTATAGTGTAGATTTTAAAGGATAATATAAATTTGGTGCAGTAGATGATCACACGAGCagctgtatgtgtgtacagtggaTCATCTACAAAACAGCACTACACTACACcctatgtatatgtgtgtgtgtgtgtgcagttttataaaaacattataattaaaaaaatattgtacaaaATCTGAGTATTGGCTTGTTGTCTGTCCAGATGGAGCAGATGAGCAGACCAAATGTTGCCCTCTTCCTCATGAAGTACTTGATGATGCTGGTGGTGGGCATCCCCTCTGTCTTTTGGGTGGGCAGTAAGAAGACTTGCTTCGAGTGGGCCAGCTTCTTTCATGGCCATCACCGAAAAGAGTGAGTCTCCTGAAGACAAGAGCTGTCGCTATAAGAGCAGTGtatagtctgtctgtctgtgtcttgtgTCTCTTCAGCTGATGAAATCCATAAGGTGTGAGATGTATTAGATGTGGCTGAAATACATTTCTCCGGCCACTCTGGCTCATTGTGTAGATTAATTAGAACTACAGTTAAACCATGGAATGCAAACATATCAAAGCCaaataatattcatataaaagtgttttaatacaaaatataaagtaaaaataaaacaaattaacttgcatttacctttgaaaagagtCGTGGGTGGTGTGAGGGAGAGCAGAACAGAATCACTGCCCTCTGctaaaatctttttctttttttgtgactTTTTGTGTGACAGGTAATCTCTcaaatgacacttgcttttgcttccttttgaggattttgtGGAAATGTGGCATTGCATTGTTGTTAACCAGATTCATCAcctgcactgctacagccttttgaACCTTTTACAACCTGCTTGTAGTGCAGGACATTGCTCATTTATCAAGTTCaaatttattcaacatttttgctcatcttgtgAAACACTCGTAGACCAAGCTACTTACAGTCCAAGGTTTTAGTGTACTCGCTTCATTTTTGTCTTCCCCTCCTTTTTCATTCCCTCACTTTCCCTCGAtgttctttctctgtctcttgtcCATCTCCTTGCCACACAAGCAGTGTGGTGCATGACAGTAGACAGGTGCTTCAGGAGCCTGACTTTACGCAGCTGCTGCTGCGTGAGCCCGGGGTTCCGGTGGTACGCCAGTCCCGTGGCACCTCCACCCAAGGCACCTCCACCCATGCCTCCTCTACCCATCTGGCCATGCTCGATGAGGCCCACAGCGATAGCAGCCGTCCAAGCAGCATGCACAGCAAAGCCAGCGGTTTCCACAGCAGCCGCTGCCAATCACATGATGACAGGTGAGGGAGCATGAGCTGGTTACACAAGCGTGACTGTGTTTTTCAGTATACATTAATGTTTAACAGTATTTGGTTTATCTCTGGAAAGCCTAGTTTTGTAGTTTCtaatgaatgaaggtgtaaaatcgATTTTTACAGACTTTAAACACAGTTGGATGATCagacgcagtaaaacatttgaatcgcgcaaacagtttaaagaagGCCACACATgagtgaatgacgatcccagctGAGGCCAACGGTAGTCGTtccagcgagtggaacgcctgatccttaaaagtCGATGGATAAATTGTCCCCAACTTGCAGAATacacgcatctgtctgtgggacgTGTACATACACTCATTCCACTTTTCCATGTTAGGGATCTGTTTTTCTAAGTGCCGAATTTGTTCAGTTGCAGAATTAAATTATTCACTTCTCCATTCCAAAATCACCAAAGTCAAAGACATCCCAATCAGACGCCTCGTTTAGCTGAATCAGGTTTTCTACTGCATATTATAGCTGGAAGTAAATTCCTTAGCATTTATGATCATTCGTGATTTCAGGATGTATTGAAGCTCAGCACTGCAGGAACAGCTTACCCGCTCTGCTCTGTGTCCCTTTCCTCACGCAGGTACGCAGCCTATAGTCTCCGTTCTTCAGAGGAGCCTCGTTTCCCACATGTCACTGCAGCCTGCCTCCACGAACAGCTTCAGCAAAGCAGCAGCATGGTCCGATCGGAAAGCCAATCACGACACGGCGGATCACAGCACTTAGACAGCCAGTCACGGCACACCAGCACCCGCGACCTCAGCAGCGCTCAGACCGAATCCCGCCCTGTTAACGGCATCCACTCTGTTAAAGAGGAAGTGGGAGCCGTTCCTTGAAATGTACTAATAACTGAAGGACATGATGAAGAGGTTTTTGCTGCACATGGATGTGAGACTCCATCAAACAGAACAGAAGCTCCGATACAAAGTGCAGAAAGTTTAGGACAGAACTCAGCAGGGTAAACACCAAGGGCTTTTCCTATATGATCTTTTTAATACTGTGTCGAAGCACTAGCTGCTTTATTTTCAAGCTTAGACTTTTGTGtacatttgtgtgttttctAAAAATCTTTTATAGAGAAAAACAGGGTCATGTTCTTCCACTGTTCCTCTACTGCACTTCCTGTAGACTTTCTTTAATTAGACATTGGCATGTTCACGACGTCTTCCTCCTCTTTTACACGATTTCTCACACAACCAAGTCCTACAGAAGAGGGTGATGGCTGAATGTTTTATTGATAATAGTGCTAAACATTTGACATGTAAAGAGCAGTATTACAGCATAATCAAACAGACCCAAAACATAATCGCTTGCTGCAAATGTAGAACCATTGATGTGGAATCATTTTGAATAAATTGATGAGTAAACTCTTGTCTTGGCTAAGTCTTCTCATGTAGAGTCTCTAAGTTGAAGTAGATGTCAGTGAAATTCGACCCGTTTGTTCAGGTCCAATGTTATTTCTTGGTCAAATAACTAAAATCCCCCGTGTCATATCATCTTCCTTTTATAGAAATGCACTATTTCAGTCTATAGATATTGATCTTGCGAAACCAGTTGTATAGAGCATGGAGCTCTCATCAGGAAAAGTCCCCTAAACATTCAAAAAATCGACAAAACAGAACTCAAATCCGTAACAGAAccagaaaataaatacacatagcATGCAAAACTGTAcaaattattacaaaacaagtaaaaaaaaaaagcgaagaGAGCTAATGTGGACTATTGCAGAAAGGCCATTGTAATTGTGCAATAGCTGCCTTCTGCCTTTCTTTACATGCGGATATGAGCTACAGCTGGAACAATGCAGCAAATTCAAAGTTGTGAGCTGAGCGGGGACTGAGATCCGCACTAGAGACGGGCGCCAATTATCTAGTAACACAGTAAACTGTGCTCACGTTCGAATTGCACTGAAACAGGAGTCAGAAATGGTTGCACATGATCTCATCAGATCCCACAGCTCCCAAAGCCAGCGGGCAACTTGACCATGTTCTTTAGACCACTTCAGTGATTTTacgattcaagattcaaagaactttattaatcccagggAAATTAAATAGAAGGTAACGATGGTATAATATAATTGGATTTTTGACAAGGAGGCAGTTCTAATGAAACAACTGGAAAAGTTGTGCAGCTAACCTCTATAATCAAATGAAACCTGCCACAATATAAGCAGGAAACATGatcaaaaaacacaaacactcataAAACAACTTCAACGTTTTCTTGCATTTATCTTTGTGCAGCTGGGAATGTTAAGGTGTAAGTGGAAATCTGTCCTAATGAATAAATCATATGAACAATTTACCCCTGGTTCGGGACGATACGTGTTATATCCTCTTATAATGGAGATCGGAGGGAAAAACACAGATGCTTAAACTCTACGCatggaaaataaacaatgtaaaaaaaaattcacaagacataaaataatgttttatgaattataaaatcaaattaaataatgCAGGCAAAATGTATTTCTCTCTATAAAATGTCATTGTTTTACATTATGCGCAGCCTATGTACATTATTGTGATGGTACCGTATGTGGAAGGCTTCGATTAACCAGAACTCACCCAATTAAATGCTTATTGTCCAAAATCATATCACATTCGTTATACTGTGTGATTAGTGCCTTATTTCTGGCAGCACAGTGCGCTTGTGAAATTCCACAGTAGGGGTGCAGGTCGTGACCCCAGTGACATGACATCGGGGTAGAAAGTGGGCATCGTGTATAGGATGTGGTCTGAGAGTAGGGCAGGTTGGAAGTGTCTATGTCAGCTAGTAGCGCATCAGAATGGCAGTTTCATCATAGATGCGGTGGTTGGTGGGGTCCACAGCTGATCTTCAACAGTGAACATTGGATTAAGAAATAAGTAGTGCACCCCAAATCCCAGTTTCTATACGAACATCAGTACAGTCAAGTTccaatgtagtgtgtgtgcgaaCTCACTTTGAGCCAGACTGAAAGGAAccaatgaccacacacacacacacacacacacacacacacagacttgttgATAGCCACACGTCCTCCCCAACCCCCAATGAAAATCTGGATAAATCAGAGAGAGGATCCAGAGGTGCTCGAGGTTTATTTCTTTGGATCCTTCATCATGTGTCCCAGCCTACACGGTCCGTGCTCTCCAGGGACAGAGACTTGGTCTTGTGTGGTGACGCAGGACTGGGCGGGCTGCTGAACGTCGAGCTGTTCGAGGCAGTGGAGTGACGCGGTGAGTCTGAGTCCTGCAAGTCCAGCAAGATAAAGCCAAATGTTAACCAGGAAGAGTTGGTGTCCGGTATACTGCTCTCAGTTTTCACTTTGGTGAGACGATAAATCTTTTTTCCACCTTTGGTCTCTTTCATTTATACCTAATGCCTCACACTTTTCAAACCTATTTCCATATTTACTTTATTCCGTAAAGCTACAATTGTTACCATTGTTAACAtctctttataaataaaactgaattgaatattaGCTTTGCACTGACATTACATTACTGCGACCCACAGTGTGTGTAAGCTTCAGACAAACAACTTAAAACTTCTTCTAGAAATCTATCTACAATATCCAGGTGTTTGTCTGTCACAGACAGATGTGAGGTGGAGTGAGTTACATTATTTAAGTCACctttttaggggaaaaaaaacttataggagtagttttactgcatcatactttttacttttacataagTAGAGATGTGAAGAAGAACGGCTACACgtactacagtacattcacCTACACTCGACTTTCCTAACCATGTATTCTACACATTAGATATTCGTTAGATATGTGAGATTAGTCTTGTTCCTTAATTTACTGTTTTCtaaagagatttatttttattcatttattttattttattttatttatttcatttattttattatttagaaatgtcAGAAATTGtcctttattttatcattttgtctggctgtttacataatcaaaaataataataaatcagacaTTATGATGAAACAGTTACCCAGTACCTGAGTATCTTTTCACCAAATACTTTTCCTcttatttaagtaatattttgcaTGACTGCTTTGTtcctacttgagtaatattatttagaagtacagctactcttacttgaatACAATTTTTGTCtcctctacccacctctggtcACAGATCATTAGAATTACATTTTACCTTGAAATATATTCAggaaaataattgaaaattCATAGTTTTGCATTAAAACATGAGTCAATTTAACATCtcacacttttacatttaaacaatgtgcATTTGAATCCACTCAATCCTGTTAAGTGAGAAATACTGagaaatatttgaaatattcCACGCTAGTCACATTATCAACATTAGtttagtttaaaatgttgaaaaaaaaatcttaaaatagaTAGTTTATGTATTTCCTTGTTATAGAACGTAAAGGCATCTCAATCACCCCTTACAGGATGTTAAGCATTAATGATTGATGCTTATTAAGTACCGTACCCCACGCGGCCCAAGAGAAGCAGAGACGCACCTTATAATCGGTGGACTATAAACAGTACAGCTGATACAGATGTGTAGAAGATGCATATTTAAAACCTCAATCTGCACATGCATGAATATTTGAGGCCTGCATTCATATTTTCCCAAAGGATCAGTTTATATCCTTTAAAATCACAGCCCACGAGtggaataaatgaatatatggAGAGCATCGAGTAGCTCAGCGCTTTCTTGACAcacaacaagtttttttttttttttcaacatcaaaatGTGGCATAACACCAACCTAAGACTGGTGTGTAAAATTCGGCAGTGAGTATTTTGTCAATCTGTAATactttaaatattgtattgtattgtattgattCTGTGTTACTTACATTCATTTTCTAGTACATTTCAATTggttttgtctttgatgttgaaaatgtcAGAAAGCTCAGTGACATTAAGAGTTCACTTCATTGCCAGTATTCTGTGTAACAGCTGGGCGTCATGCATACGGTGCATGGATTGTTTTGGGGAATGAGGCACTTCGCAACAGCTGATGGGGTGTTTGGCAGAAACCAGTAGTTTTACTGCTCAGGTTAATCACCAGTCATTTCTGGCACTGGCAAAAGTGTCCATCCTCAAACACAGCGTTTTGAAAGTCCACATAAAATGTGTAGGGAGGTGAAGCAGCTATGAATGCTCAAATGCATGCAGAGTTCTGAACGTGTTTAAACAGACACAGGGACGTGATCGAAAGCACTAAATGCTGAATTGGGATGGATCTAGAGCATGTGTGTAAAACAACACAAAaggataaatgtttttgttctaGCAGAGGAAGTGCTTTCAATGCCAAGCGCATCAACTTTACCTTCATCTTACTAAGTAGGGTCCGTAACGCCCGTTTCAGATCGGGCGTCTTTTCCGAGGGTGAGACAGCCTGCCACTGGGAAGGAAAGGCACACTGAGAGCCCGAAAGTGGCTTCCACACCAGGGACACAGGGACACAACATGCTATAGTATGGGTATGTGTGGTGGGATAGTAGGAGCTAAAACCCCAGTGGACAGTGCTTGAAAGAGATGAGGAATATAAGACAGACTTGTTATGGTTCAAGTGAAACTCAAGCTATATGACTGTACTGAATGATGATTGTCTGAGGACAAACACTGTACAACAACCTGCTGTGAGAGGACACTAAGAGCTATCCATAAGGACAGTTTAGATCTTTTCAGGTAttggatgaaaaaaaatcatgcagtcGGGTTTATATACTGGAACAAATCTTCTTTTTACATTTGACCTCTGTACACTCCCACACTcaatttgaaatgaaaacagatgtgtgtgaagtttcagctttaattcaacgGGTTTGACAAAAGTATGGCATTAACCCTTTAGGTAATagtcattttcatacacacgcacacactttcgGTGGCTCATAACTACCAACACAAGGATTACCTTTAATACTTGGATGATCTTTAATACTTTGAAATCAGTGACTACGTAAGGGTGGGACCCCATGGATGTGGCCAAATATTGAGTTTCTCGCTCGAGATGCTCTgccaggcctttactgcagctgcccTCAGCTACTGTTTGCCTGTGCGACTTTTTACTTTCAGTCTTGTCTTCAGTAAGCACACGGCATGACAAGCATGAACAGAATCTTCTGTTGGTTTGAAATCATGTGACTGATGTGCCAGTGAAGGATaccccatactgtatgttttgggtcattatccatCTGCAATATGAAGCTGTGTCCTATCAGTTTTGCCCTGAATCTGAGTATAGCATATAGAAAGTATAGAAATCATTCTGCTACTTTTATCAGATCATAAATAAACACCAGCTACCTGGTTCCACTGGCAGTCATACACACTTATGCCATAACACTGCTTCCAATATGTGTGACAGATGATGTGGCGCTTTGGATCATGAGCTGGAAAGGAAACACTTTTCTCTTCTCATCATTCTGGTACAAtttaattttggtttcatcagaGCAAAGAATCTAAAAGTCTAATCTGGCCTTTGTGTTCTTGTATGTTGTCTGTGGTTTGCACCTACGTCTGTATTGACTTCATAAAGCCTGTAGCCTTGACTGTTGACTTTAACAATGACAGACGTCCCTTCTCAAGAGCTCGCAAGTGAATGCCTTCCTTTTAAGAATATTCTAAACTGTTGGATTGGCCACTTACAAATGATTTTTCTATCTCTCAGATGGGTTTATTTTAGGGGTTTTTTCAGCCTAATCATGGCCTTCTTCACTTGCacagctaccaaatgcaaatgcaacACTAAGAACCACcttaagacatttttttctaaatacttAGTAATAGAGTAACAAGAGCCTTTAAACCATTTGTTCTATTATTTATGAGCCACCAAGATGTGTGTGTTCGTAATTTCtaaatggttaatgccacacttttgttaaaacccttgaattaaagctgaaagtatTGATTCACTTAAATgttgagtgttttatttcagaTTGAAGTAGTGGTGTACAGAgtccaaataaagaaaaaaaacgttgatCCAATATTTATAAACCTGGCTATATTCTACATATAAGTGTATAGGTGTGTTAAAAGAGGTTCTGCTACTGACAGATGTGAATGATTGAGAGGATGATGGAGTGATTGTTTCTTGTGGAATTTTTTTGCTAACCACCTTTAATGAAACTCATGAGCTTTAATTTTCATAGGCATGTTACTTACCTCCCGGTCAAACTGAGAAAGTGGTGCATCTCCTGCATCTATGCCTCCTCCTGATGACAGAGAGCTCTCAGACGGCGATGTCATTGTTTGCCGCTTGGAGCTGTAGCTACTGCTCGAGAGCTCTCTTCTCAGGGCGCTGCCGTTCTGAGATGAAGAGcctgagagatggagagagcaaacgaaataaaaaatgttaaaaccaaTGACATTTTACAAGCTCCAAGTGTTCACTGCtgttttaaaacatgaacatgACATGCATGACATATTCTGAAAGCTCTTCTGTATTTGATTTGGTGACGTGCTACATTCTTGAGCATATGCAAGAAATATACAGTGATTTTAAATACAACCATCTAgtttggtttaaataaaaatagaaaaaaataagctTTAGCGGAACATCTCAACTTATCTAATAACTACATATTGCATAATCTGAGATTAATATGAATCTTTTATAGTATGCAGATATGAAAGCATGCATCAGTTACCTGactatatacaattatatacagagattggacaataaaactgaaacacctggttttagaccacaataatttattaatatggtgtagggcctccttctgcagccaatacagcatcaattcgcCTTGGGAATGAGAGATAGAAGTCCTGCaaagtggccaggtcactacgtgatgctggtggagtaAACGTTTCCTGACctgctcctccaaaacaccccaataGTATTTAGATCTGATGACTGTGCAGACCATTaaagatgttcaacttcactttcatgttcatcaaaccgaCGCTGTCCCCAGTCTTgatgtgtgtattggtgcattatcatgctgATACACGGCACCATCTTCAGGAAACAATGTTTAAActattgggtgcacatggtcctccagaatagTTTGCTAAGCCTTGGCAGTGACACGCCCATCtggcacaagtattgggcctggGGAATGCCATGActttgcagcccaaaccatcactgatccacggCCATGCTTCACTATGGGCATGCAATAGTCTGGATGGTACGCTGCTTTGGGacttctccacaccgtaactctcccggatgtgggaaagacagtgaaggtggactcaaaagagaacaatacatgttttacattgtttacagcccaagattttcactgctggcaccattgaaactgatgtttggcattggcacgagtgaccgAAGgattggctatagcagcccggccatgtacattgactcTGTGAAGGTCACGATAAATGGTTTTAGTGGAAACAGGAGATTttaggtgcacatttaattctgcattaAGTTGAGCAGCTTTGGTTTTaagttttttggatacaatctggggtagcacccggacatccctttcagacagcttcctcttgcgtccacagttactcctgttggatgtggttcgtccttcttgatggtatgctgacattaactgtgctattactctgctaattaaaccttcatactctgctcttactggtggaatgtgcaatcaatgaagattgtCCACCAGGCTGGtaaaatttagccatgaaacccccaacactaaattggcctgtgtttcagtttcattgtccaacccatTGTCTAATGCAAGTTTGCACTGTATTcattaatgtaaaacaaaaacaaaataataataaacaataaagttATAATAACAACTAACACCACataataattaactaattataATTAGCATAATTGATGTATAAGGGAAGCTTAAAGGAATAGCACTGTGTCCCCAGGGGTGGTTTTGGCGCATGGATGGAGAAACTTACGTATACCCAGACCGCTGCTGGCGCTCATGGAGCGTCCGGGTTCACCACGATTCTTTGCTAAGGATGGGATACTGACTGAGCCACTGAAACCAGACCGGCTTTCCTGAGCACGCATGTTCTACCGGa harbors:
- the fzd3a gene encoding frizzled-3a isoform X1, translating into MCLAGFRTMDLVWVVLSMLTTCTAINMRSAGSHSTFTCEPIMLRMCQGLPYNTTFMPNLLNHYDQQTAALAMEPFHPMVNLECSADMRPFLCALYAPVCTEYGRVTLPCRHLCQRAKRECYKLMDIFGLSWPEEMACNRFPECDEPYPRAEDLLSNTDSTEESPGSVQRDYGFWCPRELKVDPELGYRFLGVPDCSPPCPNMYFSRDELVFARYFIAVVSTICLSATLFTFLTFLIDMGRFRYPERPIVFYSVCYMMVSLVFFLGFLLEERVACNKASPGHFRAATVTQGSHNKACTLLFMTLYFFTMAGSVWWVVLTVTWFLAAVPKWGSEAIEKKALLFHAVAWGLPGTLTVTLMALNRVEGDGVSGVCFVGLYDLTALRWFLLAPLALAVTAGVVLLLAGIVALNRVRMEIPLDKENQDKLVKFMIRIGVFSVLYLVPLLTVIGCFMYEHSYRPVWEITWVQEQCRNYHIPCPFKMEQMSRPNVALFLMKYLMMLVVGIPSVFWVGSKKTCFEWASFFHGHHRKDSVVHDSRQVLQEPDFTQLLLREPGVPVVRQSRGTSTQGTSTHASSTHLAMLDEAHSDSSRPSSMHSKASGFHSSRCQSHDDRYAAYSLRSSEEPRFPHVTAACLHEQLQQSSSMVRSESQSRHGGSQHLDSQSRHTSTRDLSSAQTESRPVNGIHSVKEEVGAVP
- the fzd3a gene encoding frizzled-3a isoform X2, with translation MCLAGFRTMDLVWVVLSMLTTCTAINMRSAGSHSTFTCEPIMLRMCQGLPYNTTFMPNLLNHYDQQTAALAMEPFHPMVNLECSADMRPFLCALYAPVCTEYGRVTLPCRHLCQRAKRECYKLMDIFGLSWPEEMACNRFPECDEPYPRAEDLLSNTDSTEESPGSVQRDYGFWCPRELKVDPELGYRFLGVPDCSPPCPNMYFSRDELVFARYFIAVVSTICLSATLFTFLTFLIDMGRFRYPERPIVFYSVCYMMVSLVFFLGFLLEERVACNKASPGHFRAATVTQGSHNKACTLLFMTLYFFTMAGSVWWVVLTVTWFLAAVPKWGSEAIEKKALLFHAVAWGLPGTLTVTLMALNRVEGDGVSGVCFVGLYDLTALRWFLLAPLALAVTAGVVLLLAGIVALNRVRMEIPLDKENQDKLVKFMIRIGVFSVLYLVPLLTVIGCFMYEHSYRPVWEITWVQEQCRNYHIPCPFKMEQMSRPNVALFLMKYLMMLVVGIPSVFWVGSKKTCFEWASFFHGHHRKDVVHDSRQVLQEPDFTQLLLREPGVPVVRQSRGTSTQGTSTHASSTHLAMLDEAHSDSSRPSSMHSKASGFHSSRCQSHDDRYAAYSLRSSEEPRFPHVTAACLHEQLQQSSSMVRSESQSRHGGSQHLDSQSRHTSTRDLSSAQTESRPVNGIHSVKEEVGAVP